The proteins below are encoded in one region of Sedimentibacter sp. zth1:
- a CDS encoding transposase: protein MSSIHKNKVLEIVKEIREELEFYVIAYCIMDNHMHLLIKIDEEKLGTLMKKINVKYAMYYNKVEKRYGHVFQDGFKSEAVEDVNYLIGVLRYIHNNPVKAGIVKNIEEYKWNSVSEYIKKEELAEILLKLDIISYRDIANICNLSYYKVADIGKGIKSDCIN from the coding sequence ATGAGTTCTATACACAAAAACAAAGTATTAGAAATAGTGAAAGAAATAAGAGAAGAGTTAGAATTTTATGTTATTGCCTATTGTATTATGGATAACCATATGCATTTGTTAATCAAAATTGATGAAGAAAAATTGGGAACATTAATGAAAAAAATTAATGTAAAGTATGCTATGTATTATAATAAAGTTGAAAAAAGATATGGACATGTATTTCAAGATGGATTTAAAAGTGAAGCAGTGGAGGACGTTAATTATTTAATAGGTGTTTTGAGATATATACATAATAACCCTGTTAAAGCAGGCATAGTAAAAAATATAGAAGAATATAAGTGGAACAGTGTAAGTGAGTATATAAAAAAGGAAGAGTTAGCTGAAATATTATTAAAATTAGATATAATTTCTTACAGAGATATAGCAAATATATGTAATTTATCTTATTATAAAGTTGCTGACATAGGGAAAGGAATAAAAAGTGATTGTATCAATTAG
- a CDS encoding transposase translates to MQRCIIHQICYSTRYVSYKDIKALMADLKLVYQAVTEDETLNNLVNFKETWGKAYPSYVKSWENNWDVVLNQLNIMFSEQTA, encoded by the coding sequence ATTCAACGTTGCATAATTCATCAAATCTGTTACTCGACACGCTATGTAAGTTACAAGGATATCAAGGCACTAATGGCTGATCTAAAGCTTGTTTATCAAGCTGTTACCGAAGATGAAACACTTAATAATCTTGTTAATTTCAAAGAAACATGGGGCAAGGCTTATCCATCTTACGTAAAAAGTTGGGAAAACAATTGGGATGTTGTATTAAACCAGTTAAACATCATGTTTTCAGAGCAAACTGCATAA
- a CDS encoding MFS transporter — protein MKKFMTIWAGELISNIGSGMTAFALLVYVYQLTGSVTWVSIVTLLAYLPTILLNPIGGILADRFDRRFMMICGDLLSALGLLYILISIQTGHIGIVPIVIGVTINSVFVSMLDPSYRATVTDLLTEEEYAKASGLVQMACNAKYLISPAIAGVILGFSDIRVILIIDISTFFVTVFAVASVRRNIQKVKPRQGKFNFFKEFKEGMQYIVKDKGVTDLVILMAFMCFFIGCVQTLMIPMVLPIGSVKTVGFVESISAIGMVIGSVVISINGIKKQYSKILVVGLIVCGCFMALIGTSTNMSFIVITCILFFTSLPFVNTCADVLVRVSIPNEVQGRVWGLISLLTQIGCVIAYATCGIFADNVFEPMMQGKGVLADSIGKVIGTGEGRGIGLMLIIAGVLMVVVALVLGNKKSIREIEVINCEHEYKNVKE, from the coding sequence ATGAAAAAATTTATGACAATATGGGCAGGAGAATTAATATCAAATATTGGAAGTGGAATGACAGCTTTTGCCTTATTGGTATACGTTTATCAGCTCACAGGTAGTGTTACCTGGGTATCAATTGTTACACTACTTGCATATCTTCCAACAATTCTTCTAAATCCAATTGGTGGAATCCTCGCAGACAGATTTGATAGACGGTTTATGATGATTTGTGGTGACCTTTTATCCGCACTTGGCTTATTATACATACTTATAAGCATTCAGACGGGTCACATAGGCATTGTTCCAATAGTTATTGGTGTAACAATTAATTCAGTATTTGTTTCGATGCTTGATCCTTCTTATAGGGCAACAGTAACAGACTTACTTACTGAAGAAGAGTATGCTAAGGCAAGCGGACTTGTGCAGATGGCATGTAATGCTAAATATCTTATATCACCAGCCATTGCAGGAGTTATTCTTGGATTTTCAGATATAAGAGTGATTCTTATAATAGACATTTCAACGTTTTTTGTAACAGTTTTCGCAGTTGCTTCAGTTAGAAGAAATATTCAAAAGGTTAAACCAAGACAGGGCAAATTCAATTTCTTCAAGGAATTCAAGGAAGGCATGCAGTATATTGTTAAGGATAAGGGAGTTACGGATCTTGTAATTTTAATGGCTTTCATGTGCTTTTTTATTGGATGTGTTCAGACATTAATGATTCCCATGGTATTACCAATTGGTAGCGTAAAAACAGTAGGCTTTGTGGAATCCATAAGTGCAATTGGAATGGTTATTGGTAGTGTAGTAATCAGTATTAATGGTATTAAGAAACAATATTCTAAAATCCTTGTGGTGGGTTTAATTGTTTGTGGATGCTTTATGGCATTAATTGGAACAAGCACTAACATGTCATTCATAGTAATAACATGCATATTATTCTTTACATCGCTTCCCTTTGTTAACACATGTGCTGACGTGCTTGTAAGAGTAAGTATCCCTAATGAAGTACAGGGAAGAGTTTGGGGACTTATTAGTCTTCTCACTCAGATTGGATGTGTTATAGCATATGCAACATGTGGAATATTTGCAGATAATGTATTTGAACCAATGATGCAGGGAAAGGGTGTTCTCGCTGACAGCATTGGAAAAGTAATTGGAACAGGTGAAGGTAGGGGAATCGGGCTGATGCTTATCATTGCAGGAGTATTGATGGTAGTAGTTGCATTGGTTCTTGGCAATAAAAAGAGTATAAGAGAAATCGAGGTGATTAATTGTGAACATGAATATAAAAATGTTAAAGAATGA
- a CDS encoding acyl carrier protein, with protein sequence MEVKRKIRMFMKRFFRNEEFTDDDNIFENAVNSLFAMQLVLFIENEFDIEVDNDELDLENFSSVNAIVKYVESKVVDLKEESVI encoded by the coding sequence ATGGAAGTTAAAAGAAAAATTAGAATGTTTATGAAGAGATTTTTTAGAAATGAGGAATTTACTGATGATGATAATATTTTTGAAAATGCAGTAAATTCATTGTTTGCAATGCAATTAGTATTATTTATTGAGAACGAGTTTGATATTGAGGTCGATAACGATGAATTAGATTTGGAAAACTTTAGTTCTGTTAATGCTATTGTAAAGTATGTTGAATCAAAAGTTGTTGATTTGAAGGAGGAAAGTGTGATTTAG
- a CDS encoding DUF2812 domain-containing protein yields the protein MLKEFNPFYNDLQDLENWLNSYAQKGYRIVNVNKSNYELCECPSAEYSYYVGLVKSSEFDNLKEKYESELIKAFKTNLFIKSTTSKKKISLDIRGQLWTSPEVLNNWEIVILETKNNTQINNENLIKDLKEYKSLVSKAIIKFKILLSIILFSSIVLFTICSFILQQKIIFILIDIIMIILTIYVFVYCNRIKANVEL from the coding sequence ATGTTGAAAGAATTTAATCCTTTTTATAATGATTTGCAAGATTTAGAAAATTGGTTAAATTCCTATGCTCAAAAAGGATATAGGATTGTGAATGTTAATAAGTCGAACTATGAATTGTGTGAATGTCCATCAGCTGAATATAGCTACTATGTAGGACTGGTAAAGAGTAGTGAATTTGATAACCTAAAAGAAAAATATGAATCTGAGTTAATAAAAGCCTTTAAAACAAATTTATTTATTAAAAGTACAACTTCTAAGAAAAAAATTTCATTAGATATTAGAGGTCAGCTATGGACATCGCCTGAAGTACTAAATAATTGGGAAATTGTAATTTTAGAGACTAAAAACAATACGCAAATTAACAATGAAAATTTAATAAAAGATTTAAAAGAATATAAAAGTTTAGTAAGTAAAGCTATAATCAAATTTAAAATATTATTATCGATTATTTTATTTTCAAGTATTGTGTTATTTACGATTTGTTCGTTTATTTTACAACAAAAGATAATATTTATACTAATTGATATTATTATGATAATATTAACAATATATGTATTTGTTTATTGTAATAGGATTAAAGCAAACGTAGAACTTTAG
- a CDS encoding 3-hydroxyacyl-CoA dehydrogenase family protein encodes MKIGIIGAGVMGSGVAERFSKYGHEIKIVDINESTFDNSRTIIKNSVRMTNMFSKGQEKVDYKALLDNITYSTEYVILSDVDIVIENVVEKVDVKKGVYEKLEKVCKEECIYLVNTSCISITKIGSFTNRADRVIGTHFMNPVPMKKACEVILGHYTSEKTIDHLKEVLKNVDIKPIIVNDYPGFVSNRISHLLMNEAACVVQDNVATPENVDAIFKLCFGHKMGPLETADLIGIDTVVDSLDVLYENYHDPKFRVAPILRKMVDAKLFGRKSGEGFFKYK; translated from the coding sequence ATGAAAATTGGTATTATTGGTGCAGGTGTTATGGGAAGTGGTGTCGCAGAACGCTTTTCAAAATATGGACATGAGATTAAGATTGTAGACATTAATGAATCAACATTCGATAACTCGAGAACAATTATCAAAAATAGTGTTAGAATGACAAATATGTTTAGCAAAGGTCAGGAAAAAGTTGATTACAAAGCTTTGTTGGATAATATAACATATTCAACAGAATATGTTATATTATCTGATGTTGACATCGTAATTGAAAATGTTGTAGAGAAAGTTGATGTAAAAAAAGGTGTGTATGAAAAGTTAGAAAAGGTTTGTAAAGAGGAGTGTATCTATCTTGTTAACACATCATGTATTTCAATAACAAAGATTGGTAGCTTTACAAATAGAGCGGATAGAGTAATTGGTACTCATTTTATGAATCCAGTTCCTATGAAAAAAGCGTGTGAGGTTATTTTAGGACATTATACCTCTGAAAAAACTATAGACCATCTTAAAGAAGTTTTGAAAAATGTTGATATTAAACCTATTATTGTAAATGATTATCCTGGATTTGTTTCAAACAGAATATCTCATTTGTTAATGAACGAAGCTGCATGTGTTGTGCAAGATAATGTGGCAACACCAGAAAATGTTGATGCAATCTTTAAGTTATGTTTTGGGCATAAAATGGGGCCTTTAGAAACAGCTGATTTAATTGGTATTGATACAGTTGTTGATTCCTTAGATGTTTTGTATGAAAATTATCATGACCCTAAATTTAGAGTTGCACCAATATTAAGAAAAATGGTTGATGCAAAACTATTTGGTAGAAAAAGTGGGGAAGGTTTCTTCAAATATAAGTAA
- a CDS encoding ABC transporter ATP-binding protein: protein MKTILQAKGLWKEFDGTKILKGIDVTVNEGEFVAIMGQSGSGKSTLLYNISGMDRATNGEISFDGEDISNIDDEKMSNIRLEKMGFIFQQSHLLKTLSIRDNIVLPGFKAKSDSRENVNAYAEELMKRTGIDHIADHDIKKVSGGQLQRAAICRALINHPDIIFGDELTGALNSAATNEIMDIINEVNAEGTTVMLVTHDAKVATRADRVIFLSDGNITDEIFLGKYQEKSFSERESKMTQWIGSQGF from the coding sequence ATGAAGACTATTTTACAGGCAAAAGGATTATGGAAGGAATTTGATGGAACAAAGATTTTAAAGGGAATCGACGTTACAGTTAACGAAGGAGAATTCGTGGCAATCATGGGACAGTCAGGTTCAGGAAAATCAACGCTTTTATATAACATAAGCGGCATGGACCGAGCAACCAATGGTGAAATAAGTTTTGATGGAGAAGACATTTCAAACATTGATGATGAGAAGATGAGTAACATACGACTTGAAAAGATGGGATTTATATTCCAACAGTCACATTTGCTTAAGACGCTATCAATACGTGACAATATTGTACTCCCAGGATTCAAGGCAAAGAGTGATAGCAGAGAAAATGTAAATGCATATGCAGAAGAACTAATGAAACGAACAGGAATTGATCATATTGCAGATCATGATATTAAGAAGGTTTCCGGGGGACAGCTTCAGCGTGCGGCAATATGCCGTGCATTAATAAACCATCCGGATATTATATTTGGTGATGAACTTACAGGAGCTCTTAATTCAGCTGCAACAAATGAAATTATGGATATCATTAATGAGGTTAATGCTGAAGGAACCACAGTAATGCTGGTTACACATGATGCAAAAGTTGCAACCAGGGCAGATCGTGTGATTTTTTTATCTGATGGAAATATTACTGATGAAATTTTTCTGGGGAAATATCAAGAAAAAAGCTTTTCTGAAAGAGAAAGTAAAATGACTCAATGGATTGGAAGTCAAGGATTTTAA
- a CDS encoding ABC transporter permease, with product MNIKMLKNDFKRNRAGNVSLLLFMTLAACLVVVATIVVTQLITSMIGMYNTAKPPHFLQMHKGEVNLKAIDEFNSSYDGVTAWQTLAMVDVYGDDIKVYGDDEFSLSDCRLDISLVKQNKEYDLLLDENRNVINVNKGEIGIPVILLDSYNINLGDTIVLTSNSITKEFKVTAFVHDAQMNSTLCSSTRMLISDRDFEELFGNVGENEYLIEVYFTDSSMASDFKSAYEKAGLPQDGQAVTYTVIFLLSAFRDIAMAMVLIFVSMLLVIVALMCIKYTVMAALEEEIGEIGTMKAIGMSYKDIRNLYLVKYKMMVTAGIVIGYVLALIMSNVFTGHVSSTFGKQPVSILTIGLPVAVCALVYFITNHYCKKILKKLKKVTVVDALVREKGFGKKQRVKDGLHKSKTMSVNLLVSIRETLNNFGGFVIVFVVMFIVSGIIIVPINLLNTMKSKDFISYMGSSMDDILIEIDSGENLENKYEVIKVLLNEDVDIEKYKEFRRVRVETINSEDEWMNLHVDCGNYAGKELKYLDGKAPLMENEIALSKLNADEMGKNTGDMIIIRFNHMQKEFVISGIYQDVTSGGYTAKAIYSFAGVDTQKYQFTINITDGVDAAEKASQWSDKIGGGYDIEPMEEFISQTLGGVSRQVEVATTAVVVIGMLLAALIVVLFMKLRLAKDVAQIAAMKAIGFTNSDVRKQYLYKIGMVSIAGIFAGTLISNILGESIVSVTFGMMGLGISKITFIINPWIAFVILPLVIFVVVAGMIWISTKQIREYNIISLINE from the coding sequence ATGAATATAAAAATGTTAAAGAATGATTTTAAAAGAAATCGTGCTGGTAATGTATCATTGCTTTTGTTTATGACACTTGCAGCATGTCTTGTGGTGGTAGCAACTATAGTTGTAACACAACTTATAACTTCTATGATTGGAATGTATAATACAGCAAAGCCACCACATTTTCTTCAGATGCATAAGGGAGAGGTGAATTTGAAGGCAATTGATGAATTTAATTCATCCTATGATGGTGTTACAGCCTGGCAGACCCTTGCAATGGTAGATGTTTACGGAGATGACATTAAGGTTTATGGGGATGATGAATTTAGTTTATCAGACTGCAGACTGGATATAAGTCTTGTTAAGCAGAATAAAGAGTATGATCTTTTGCTTGATGAAAACAGAAATGTAATAAATGTTAATAAAGGTGAAATTGGTATTCCTGTAATTCTTTTGGATTCCTATAACATAAACCTTGGAGATACAATTGTGTTAACAAGTAACAGTATAACCAAGGAATTTAAAGTAACAGCTTTTGTGCATGATGCACAGATGAATTCCACACTTTGTTCTTCAACAAGAATGCTTATAAGCGATAGGGATTTTGAAGAACTTTTTGGAAATGTAGGAGAAAATGAATATCTTATCGAAGTATATTTTACGGATTCATCTATGGCTTCAGATTTCAAGTCAGCTTATGAAAAAGCAGGTCTTCCACAGGATGGACAGGCAGTTACTTATACAGTTATATTTCTTTTAAGTGCTTTTAGAGATATTGCTATGGCAATGGTTTTAATTTTTGTAAGTATGTTACTTGTTATTGTTGCCCTAATGTGCATTAAGTACACTGTGATGGCTGCCTTGGAAGAAGAAATTGGTGAAATCGGTACCATGAAAGCCATAGGAATGTCTTATAAAGATATAAGAAATCTGTATCTTGTAAAGTATAAAATGATGGTGACAGCAGGAATAGTCATAGGTTATGTGCTTGCTCTTATCATGTCAAACGTGTTTACTGGACATGTAAGTAGCACATTTGGTAAACAGCCAGTTTCAATTCTTACTATTGGTCTTCCTGTTGCAGTATGTGCGCTTGTGTATTTTATAACTAACCATTACTGTAAAAAGATTCTTAAGAAACTTAAGAAAGTAACTGTTGTTGATGCATTGGTAAGGGAAAAAGGTTTTGGTAAAAAGCAACGTGTTAAGGACGGACTTCATAAGTCAAAGACGATGTCAGTTAATTTGCTTGTAAGCATAAGGGAGACACTTAATAATTTTGGTGGATTTGTTATAGTTTTTGTGGTAATGTTCATCGTCTCAGGGATAATAATTGTTCCTATAAACCTTTTAAATACTATGAAATCAAAGGATTTTATTTCCTATATGGGAAGTTCTATGGATGATATATTGATTGAGATTGATTCAGGGGAAAACCTCGAGAACAAGTACGAAGTCATTAAAGTGCTTCTAAATGAGGATGTTGATATTGAAAAATATAAGGAGTTCAGAAGAGTACGTGTTGAGACAATTAATTCTGAAGATGAATGGATGAATCTTCACGTTGACTGTGGAAATTATGCAGGAAAAGAACTTAAATATCTTGATGGAAAGGCACCTTTGATGGAAAATGAAATCGCACTTTCAAAACTTAACGCGGATGAGATGGGCAAAAACACAGGTGATATGATAATAATAAGATTTAACCACATGCAGAAGGAGTTCGTTATTTCTGGAATTTATCAGGATGTGACAAGTGGAGGATACACGGCAAAGGCTATATATAGCTTTGCAGGAGTAGATACACAAAAATATCAATTTACAATAAATATTACTGACGGAGTAGATGCGGCAGAAAAAGCTTCGCAGTGGAGTGACAAGATAGGAGGAGGTTATGACATAGAACCAATGGAGGAATTCATAAGCCAAACATTGGGCGGTGTTTCAAGACAGGTTGAAGTTGCTACAACTGCAGTAGTGGTGATAGGAATGTTGCTTGCAGCATTGATAGTAGTTTTATTTATGAAACTACGACTTGCCAAGGATGTTGCACAAATTGCAGCAATGAAGGCCATAGGTTTTACAAATTCTGATGTGAGAAAACAGTATCTTTACAAGATTGGAATGGTTTCAATTGCAGGGATATTTGCAGGAACACTTATTTCAAACATACTTGGTGAAAGCATTGTAAGCGTGACTTTCGGTATGATGGGACTTGGTATATCAAAAATAACATTTATTATAAATCCATGGATAGCATTTGTAATATTACCGTTGGTGATTTTTGTAGTGGTAGCAGGAATGATATGGATTAGTACTAAACAGATACGGGAATATAATATTATTTCATTGATTAATGAATAG
- a CDS encoding HAD family hydrolase, whose protein sequence is MKNMRSKIKCVVWDLDNTLWEGILSEDSNVHLRQNVFDIITEFDNRGILQSICSKNDYDQSMDKLKELKIDHFFVYPQISWNPKSDGIKNIRELINIGIDTFAFIDDQEFEREEVNYKLPEVMCIDATQINDILLNEYFNPTHLTNDSKNRRLLYQNDIVRNNIKEEFKGTEEDFLRMLDMKFTVSKVKQDDLARAEELTIRTHQLNATGVTYSYDELDRYSKDDNYLVLIARLEDKYGDYGAIGLALVEKEETKWTLKLLLMSCRVMSRGVGSVLLNYVANKAKEAGVDLYAEFIPTDRNRVMFITYKFSGFRKEYEKDGIDVLKLNMDKISEIVDYIKLYEGDLKNV, encoded by the coding sequence ATGAAAAATATGAGAAGTAAAATAAAATGTGTTGTATGGGATCTTGATAATACTTTGTGGGAAGGTATTTTATCTGAAGATAGTAATGTACACTTAAGGCAAAATGTTTTTGATATTATTACTGAATTTGATAATAGGGGAATTCTTCAGTCAATATGCAGTAAAAATGATTATGACCAGTCAATGGATAAATTAAAGGAGTTGAAAATTGACCATTTCTTTGTATATCCTCAGATTTCGTGGAATCCAAAATCAGACGGAATTAAAAATATTAGGGAACTAATAAATATTGGTATAGACACATTTGCATTTATAGATGATCAGGAATTTGAAAGAGAAGAAGTTAATTATAAATTACCTGAGGTTATGTGTATAGATGCAACACAAATTAATGATATTTTATTAAATGAATATTTTAATCCTACTCATCTTACAAATGATTCAAAGAATAGAAGACTTTTATATCAAAATGATATTGTAAGAAACAATATTAAAGAAGAGTTTAAGGGAACAGAAGAAGATTTTTTAAGAATGCTTGATATGAAATTCACTGTTAGCAAGGTTAAACAGGATGATTTGGCAAGAGCTGAAGAATTAACTATAAGAACACATCAGCTTAATGCAACAGGTGTTACATATTCATATGATGAACTAGATAGATACAGTAAAGATGATAATTATCTTGTATTAATCGCACGGCTTGAAGATAAGTATGGTGATTATGGGGCAATTGGTTTAGCCTTGGTAGAAAAAGAAGAAACAAAGTGGACTTTAAAGCTATTATTAATGTCCTGTCGAGTTATGTCAAGGGGTGTGGGCTCTGTTTTGTTAAATTATGTTGCTAATAAAGCAAAGGAGGCTGGTGTTGATTTGTATGCAGAATTCATTCCAACAGATAGGAATAGAGTAATGTTTATTACATATAAATTTTCTGGCTTTCGTAAAGAGTATGAGAAAGATGGAATTGATGTTTTAAAGCTTAATATGGATAAAATAAGTGAAATTGTTGACTATATAAAATTATATGAAGGGGACTTGAAAAATGTATAA
- a CDS encoding TetR/AcrR family transcriptional regulator — MKVSKEFNERRSEIIDVARRLFLTKGYDKCTVNDILDAVGIAKGTFYYYFKSKEEVLDAIIGRVTETVVERAVEAASNPELSPVIKMLNIMLSMRVESQVDDDLMEELHKPQNALMHQKSLSLMVTRVAPILTKVVDDGISQGIFKSDFPMQYMQIFLTSSITLLDDGIFQVKPEEQQMTLRALIALLEKMLGVADDSFWNVAKQYWG, encoded by the coding sequence ATGAAGGTTAGTAAGGAATTTAATGAAAGAAGAAGCGAGATAATTGATGTTGCACGAAGATTATTTTTAACTAAAGGTTATGACAAATGTACGGTAAATGACATTCTTGATGCCGTAGGAATAGCAAAGGGAACATTTTATTATTATTTTAAGTCCAAGGAAGAAGTGCTTGATGCAATCATTGGCAGGGTTACTGAAACAGTTGTTGAAAGGGCTGTGGAGGCTGCATCTAATCCAGAACTTTCACCTGTAATCAAGATGCTTAATATAATGCTTTCCATGAGAGTTGAAAGCCAAGTAGATGATGATCTTATGGAAGAACTTCACAAACCACAAAATGCACTAATGCATCAAAAATCCTTAAGCTTAATGGTAACAAGAGTTGCTCCAATACTTACCAAAGTTGTGGATGATGGAATCAGTCAGGGAATATTTAAATCGGATTTTCCTATGCAGTACATGCAGATTTTCTTAACATCATCAATCACACTTTTAGATGATGGAATATTTCAGGTTAAGCCGGAAGAACAGCAGATGACTTTAAGAGCACTGATAGCATTACTTGAAAAAATGCTTGGAGTTGCAGATGATTCTTTCTGGAATGTGGCAAAGCAGTATTGGGGATAA
- a CDS encoding ACP S-malonyltransferase encodes MYKLSFVFPGQGSQYVGMGKGIFEEYKIVQETFEEASDVSSIDVKKYCFEGSLAQLSRTKNAHICILTCGIAAFRVFTQEIGYAPQFMAGHSLGEYLALTAAGVWSFEDAIKIVGLRADLTKLAVKETNGGMTIIENILTEKVEDIVKTMRDKGKKIYISSYSTMDQTAISGNVDDIMLCEDELFKAGGQLTPLVGSAPYHSPLMQPYAEELKKEIEKIELHDFRYPVISNVTGKPYKDISDVSEGLAKHLTHPVLWRQTVDYLDNKGVDLVVEMGPKNLVTNIIRNHSEDIKAVCLGNKYERNELFELYKNNEMYSKHIPTIITKCMVAAVSTPNQNWDNDEYEKGVVVPYKKIQEIQQQYEDSKIELTYEVKQEILNLLKRIFETKFLPQKEQDEWISQILEETGNNYSFKDFVAQ; translated from the coding sequence ATGTATAAGTTATCATTTGTTTTTCCAGGACAAGGCTCACAATATGTAGGTATGGGAAAAGGAATTTTTGAGGAATATAAAATAGTTCAAGAAACCTTTGAGGAAGCTTCAGATGTTTCTTCTATTGATGTGAAGAAGTATTGCTTTGAAGGCTCACTTGCACAATTATCACGTACAAAAAATGCACATATTTGCATACTAACCTGTGGAATAGCAGCTTTTAGAGTATTTACGCAGGAAATTGGATATGCACCACAATTTATGGCTGGGCATAGTCTTGGTGAGTACTTAGCATTAACAGCTGCTGGAGTATGGAGTTTTGAAGATGCAATTAAAATTGTTGGGTTAAGAGCTGATTTGACGAAATTAGCTGTCAAGGAAACTAATGGTGGTATGACTATTATTGAAAATATTTTAACTGAAAAAGTTGAGGATATTGTTAAAACAATGAGAGATAAGGGCAAAAAAATATATATTTCAAGTTATTCAACTATGGACCAGACAGCTATTTCAGGAAATGTTGATGATATAATGTTATGTGAAGATGAGCTTTTTAAGGCTGGCGGACAATTAACTCCACTTGTAGGTAGTGCACCTTATCATTCACCACTTATGCAACCGTATGCAGAAGAGCTAAAAAAAGAGATTGAAAAAATTGAATTACATGATTTTAGATATCCAGTAATATCAAATGTTACAGGAAAGCCTTACAAGGATATTAGTGATGTTTCAGAGGGACTTGCTAAGCATTTGACGCATCCTGTTTTATGGAGGCAGACAGTTGATTATTTAGATAATAAGGGAGTTGATTTAGTAGTAGAAATGGGCCCTAAAAATCTTGTAACAAATATTATAAGAAATCATAGTGAAGATATAAAGGCTGTTTGTCTTGGTAATAAATATGAAAGAAATGAATTGTTTGAGCTATATAAAAATAATGAAATGTATAGTAAGCATATTCCAACTATTATAACAAAATGTATGGTTGCAGCAGTATCGACTCCTAATCAGAATTGGGATAACGATGAGTACGAGAAAGGTGTAGTTGTTCCATATAAAAAAATACAAGAAATTCAGCAGCAATATGAGGATAGTAAAATAGAACTAACATATGAAGTGAAACAAGAAATACTTAATTTATTAAAGAGAATATTTGAAACTAAGTTTCTTCCCCAAAAGGAGCAGGATGAATGGATTAGTCAGATTTTAGAAGAAACGGGTAATAACTATTCTTTTAAAGATTTTGTGGCTCAATAA